Sequence from the Pan paniscus chromosome 12, NHGRI_mPanPan1-v2.0_pri, whole genome shotgun sequence genome:
AGGCAGGAGAGCTTGGTGGTTATAGACCCAGGCCCTGAGGCCAAACAGTCTGGGTCCGATCCCATTTTCATCCCTTTCTGGCTGGGAAAGCTGGTTCATTGACTTCCAtgtttcagtttcctcttctgtgaaatggaagTAACTACAGTACCTCCTTCGTGGGGGTGCTGTGAGAATTAGGAAAGTCAATGCATAGGACGAATTTAGGATAGTGCATGGGACACGGATCCCACTGTGCAAGCGTAGGTCGTGATTGTTTTGCTGATGGCCTACTTCACTCCTCACTTCACTTCTGAGGAAGGCTCCATTAGAACCCTCACTTTACAAACGGGGAGATAAAGCCCAGAGAATTTGGATGATGATGTggtttgtgtctgtgtctccacccaaatctcatcttgaattgtattcccataattcccacctgttgtgggagggacccggtgggagataatttgaatcatactgttctcttggtggtgaataagtctcatgagatctgatggttttatcagaggtttccacttttgcatctctttattttctcttgctgctgccatgtaagaagtgcctttcatctcccaccatgattctgaggcctccccagccatgtggaactgtaagttcaatgaaacctcttttacTTCCCAGTCCTGGGTGCgtgtttatcagcagcatgaaaagggactaatatagtaaattggtaccaggagtgaggtgttgctgaaaagatacctgaaaatgtggaagcggcTTTGTAACTAgctaacaggcagagattggaacagctttgagggctcagaagaagacaggaaaatgtgggaaagtttccaacttcctagagacttgttgaatggctttgacaaaaatactgataatgatatagacaatgaaatccaggctgagatggtctcagatggagatgaggaacttcttgggaactggagcaaaggtgactctttttatgttttagcaaagagactagtggtattttgcccctgccctagaaattTGTGGAACttggaacttgagagagatgatttagggtatctggtggaagacatttctaagcagcaaagcattcaagaggtgacttggatgctgctaaaggcattcagttttgaaagggaagcagagcataaaagtttggaaaatttgcagcctgacaatgcaatggAAGAGAAAATCTCATTTCCTGAGGAGAAATTTGAGCTggctgcagatattttcatgagtaacaaggagccaaatgttaatccccaagacaatggggaaagtgtcaccagggcatgtcagagacctttgtggcagcctcTCCCATTACAGACCCAGAGATCTagcaggaaaaaatggttttttgGGCAGGGCCCTGAGTACCTgtactgtgtgcagcctagggacttggtgccctgtgtctcagctgctccagccatggctgaaagaggccaacatagagctttgcagtggcttcagagggtgcaagccccaagccttggcagtttccacgtggtgttgagcctgcaggtgcacagaagtcaagaattgaggtttgggaacctccgcctagatttcagaagatgtatggatgcctggatgcccaggcagaagtttgctgcagaggcGGGGAACTCATGGAGAACCAccactagggcagtgcagaagggaaatgtggggttggagctcccaTGCAGTCCCTACTGGagtaccacctagtggagctgtgagaagagggccaccgtcctccagaccccagaatggtagatccacctacaccttgcactgtgtgcctggaaaaactgcagacattcaatgccagactgtgaaagcagccaggagggaggctgtaccctgcaaagccacaggggtggagctgcccaagattatgggaacccacctcttgcatcagcatgacctagatgtgagacctggagtcaaaggagataattttggagctttaaaatttgactgccctgctggattttggacttgcatgggccctgtaacccctttgttttggccaatttctcccatttggaatggctgtatttacccaatatctgtacccccattgtatctaggaagtaactagcttgcttttgattttgcaggctcataggcagaagggacttgccttgtctcaaatgagactttgaactgtggacttttgggttaatgctgaaatgagttaagactttgggggactgttgggaaggcatgattggttttgaaatgtgagaacatgagatttggagtggccagggatggaatgatatggtttggctctgtgtccccacccaaatctcatcttgaattgtactcccataattcccacgtgttgtgggggggacccagtgggagatcatTTGAATTttggggtggtttccccatactgttcatgtagtagtgaataagtctcacgagacctgatggttttatcaggggtttctgcttttgcatttcctcatttctcttgccactgccatgtaagaagtgcctttggtctcccaccatgattctgaggcctccccagccatgtggaactgtaaatacaattaaacctctttttcttcccagtctcagttatgtctttatcagcagtgtgaaaatggatgaatacagATGACTTGCCTGAAGGTCATACAAACGCCCTGCTGCAGAAGGTCCCCCTTGACAGCCATGGCCCTCTGCCTGTAGCCCCCACTCTCTGCTTCATTTTCTCAGCTCTTCTGCAAGGCCACTGCAGCTCACATGGCTCTAAGCTCCCCAGGGCCTCTTCACGAGGCTGTAGGTCTCTCTTTATGTCTTGTCAGGGCTCTGAAGCACAGCAGCACCAGTGAGAAGCTCCTGAGCTAAGGGGCTCTGGGAAGGGAAGGTCTTTGGCCAGTTTCCTAGGGACAAAGCCCAAGGGCAGAGTCTCTGTGCCTGttccttttctctgttctctgtcCTCTCTCTGAGAGGCACTTTTGATCCTCTTTTAACCCTGCTGGTGGTGTAGCCAATACACTAACCCCAGCTCATGTttggtgggggtggaggaagaGAAGGCCCCCAAGGGAAGTGAAATAATCCACATAGCAAGCAGGCAGGACCTGTGTGCCAGGACCCAAGCGGCTGGAAATGTGAGGCTGTGCTGCATGTTCTTGGGTTGGAGGCCACTCAGACTTGGAGGAAAGAGAGCTGCAGTGAATGTGAATGTGACAAACGTGCAGTGAATGTGACAAAGTTGAGTTCTAGACTTGGCTCTGCTACTGACCGGCGGCGTGACCTTGCCCAGTCATTAAACTctatcaattttctcatctgcacaatgGGAGGAAAGTCTAATGCCCAGGATAGAGTGGGATAAAATTATAATGCTGTGtcaaaaataatatatcataataATAATGTGAATTTATGTGAATATGAACAACATGAAATTGCCAAATCGATTTGGATGGGAATTCTGGGCAATATAGGCTTGACTATAGTCTTTGGTCCCTGTTTAAAATGCATTCTTGGTCTTCCTTTACCATAGCTGCTTTTTTAGCAGCTCTTTCTTGTCTTGCCTGAGCTAATGGGAGAAAGGTGGCATGTGTGAGCCACAATGTGGTCACCATGATAAGGGATGCTGAGTGCCCAGGAGGGCAGACCCAGCAGGGGAGAGTTCTTCTCAGCTAGGCCTAGGGTAACTAACGGGCAAAGACTGACAAGGTGGACCGGCTGGAGATGGAGCGAGGGCAATTTCTCTGTGTCTCGTAGGAGAAGATAATGTGGATTGGCTGCCTCCACCTCATGCCTTTTGGCACTGCAGAAGCTTCATTTTTCAGAATTTGGACCCAGTGTTCTGAATGCCAATTAAGATGATTTAATTAGAAACTGTTGTAGGACATTGAGAGGGTGAAAGTGAAGCAGAGCTCACCTTCCTGTCCTTTTGTCTATTTTCTGTGGAAAGCAAGGAGATGGGGCCAGGCGTTTCTCCACCACCGTGTCCTAGGCCCCTTCCCCACATTTGTGGGGTTGATGGCAGTAGCAGTGGTGTGTTCTCAAACTCAgagctcctcctgcctctccaGCCCTCTGATGGTTGTGTAAGCAGTAGGATCCTGAATGAAATCCTTTGGCAACTGCTTAGAATAGCTAGAAGAGCTTCTAAGCCTATACTGAGCCTTGCTGGGGGGAATGGCCTGAGGTCTTTGCTGCTGCAAGGCAGGCTCCCTGCAGAGGCCTCTAAGGGGACAGCTCAGGAATGACACCCCACCTACCTTATCTCTCTCAATCCCTTCtggaaggggtggggtggggtgatgaGGCACCTGGGGTGGGACTTCCTGAAGGGAAGGGATGGCTTGTTAAAGAGgtactgcttaaaaaaaaaaacaacaaccctgaaaccctgggttttttttttttcactctgctcAACATGGTTACCTCTTCCTGGCTTTAGGAATATCATTCATAGGCCCCTTTGCACAAGTAAAACAGGCTAGAGTATTGAAAGCctaagggaaaaacaaacaaaaatgtcccCCTACCCAAAGTCAGAAAAATTCAAATGCTCCAAATCCAGGGGTCCAAACTGAGATTCTGCTTCCCTGGCCTGCTGGAAGCCCCTGCCTGGAGTGTGAGTCCTGATCACTGCTAAGGTTccccctctttccttcctgtcccTGCCCTCCCCTTCCAAGGCAGGATTCGGGAGGAGTATTGTTTAATTGTCCCCAAGTAGACAGAGCAGTCTTGACCTTTCCTTAGCTGCCCACAGGCATGGAGGGAAACAGCTTATCTAGCAAGAGAAGTGACAATAATGGTGACATTTATTAGCACTCAATATGTGCCAGCCTTAAGTCATCATCTCACCCAGCCTTATGTCATCAGGCAAAGGTGAAGAGTTCCTTCTTACTGCATGCCTTCTTACTCTCCCTAAGTGAAAAAATagctttcttaattttaaatgaaaaaaagcattATTTAAAGCCAGTACTAGGggaattttctctttaaaatggcATTTGACCAAGAGTCTTCTCATTTCCCTCTAAAATACATAATAACACacagaaaaaggcaaaactgaCAGCAGCAGCAGAAACCAAGACAGGTAGTAACTCAATTGCCAGAGAAATTTTACCGACTACCTGTAATAGTCATGGAGCTGAGGTCAGAAACATGATTTGAAGCAAGCACATGTCTTGCTTTTTGAAACAGAACAACAATAAGAAATTGGTAAAAGGTCCTTTAGCCTTACCCTGCTTTTTGCACCGTTGACTCAGAGACCTAGTGTCTGTATCAATCAGCAAACTAGACAGGGATCCCCTTTCTTCAAGGCATTGTGTTTTGAGATAGCTGTGTGTCCCCATCCTTACTCCAAGGGTGGACTCCATTCAGCTGGCATTGTACTGGACTACAAGGTATTTAGGACTCAGGAAACAAAAAAGCAGTAAAGAGAGGATGTTATCAGTTGCATCCCAAGAGGTCTGGTCCCACAAAGGAAGAGCAATAAGCAGGAATAGCAAACACAAGGAGAGCAATGCATTCTGGGACCTAAAGATGTTCACATACTTCAGGCAGCCTGGAACAGGAAACTCCCTACTAGACCCATAGAGCAGTATAGGATGAATGCAACTGAGCCAGTACTGTGTATATCAACCATAGTGTATCACCAGCATCTAAGAGGACACTTATCCTTCAATTTTCCATGGCAGAGAGATCTTCCTACTTTCTATGTAAACTTAGGTAAGCTttttcattcatctatttatttattcacaaatatatattatagggtCAAGCAGCTATGGCAAAACGTGAAAGATTTTACCTGAATAAGCAGGTTCTTATTTCACCCATGTCAAAGTAGCTTTTTTACTTCATTGCaagcatcattcattcatttgccttctcactcattcaacaaatgtttattgcatgtctactgtgtgccaagccaGCACTCCGTAGGTGCTGGAGATGCTGTGGCCAGTGATCCTCCTTCAAGGAgccaaaataagagaaataaatgatCTCGCAGAGGCTTATGGGCACTACTGGAGCACAGAGGAGGGGCGCTAGGACAGAGACTCCTGTTGTCAACCAAATGCGTTCTCCCCATTGAACAGAATTGTAGCCAGGCACATGGCTCCCCAGTCAGACTACATTCCCCACCCTTTCTTGCATCCGTGTGTAGCCATGTGTGAATTCCTGCCAATGGCATGTGAGTTGAATCCTATGTGCCACCTCTGGTCAGGCCTTAAGATCTCTTCCATGCCCTTCTCCTGGAACCCAGATACGGTGGCTACCGAGCCTCGGCCATGCCAATGATGACAATGCTGTAGGGGAGTTGGCCCTAAGGGATGGAAGAACAATAACTTGGAAGGAACCTAAGTCCCCAAGTGACCTTGAGGAGCAGAGCTGACCTAAACCTTTCACACTGTTAGAGGATAGTGAAACTTTTTGTTCATTAGGCCATTGTATTATTGGGTGTATGGCAAGGTATCAGCACTAAGTCACCATCAGGTGTAACACTTTAGCTTAAATCAGTTCACGTGATTGCTTTCCCTGAGAACAATGACATAACGTACGAATCTAACAGACCAGAGGCCAGAAAGTTAAGAGTTGGAGTTTATGGAAGAACACAGGTATGAAGGAATCAAATCTGGTGTGCTCACAATGGGTTCCTAATGTACACCACCTTGTTCACTGCAAGGTTTggcaataaaatagaataatatcaATGATGTCCTTTATGATGCTTTCAAGGAAAGTTAAGTAAATGGGTAAGCTATCTCCATTTTAAGCTTTTTCCCACACTTTTGGCCCTTGTTGCCTTCCATCTGCCTGCCAGCAGACAACACCAAATGAACTTAGCGCAAACAAAGTATTTtcctacttaaaaatatattttaaattacagaagTGGCCCGTATTTATTGTGAAATAAGCTATACAGAGGATGTGATGTGCAGTCACACTTCCCCATTCCCAGGCCATGCTCAAGGAACCTCAGTCAAACATTTGGTGTGTCCCCTTCTTTCCTTTGACCTTTCCTGGGAGGCAATGTCAGAGTGGGAGCTGAAGAAGGGTGGGGCCTAAGAGGTGGCTGATGTGGTTAGAAAATTGGTTAGGTACAGGGATTGAGCAAATAAGTAATTACACTGAGGATAATGTGAGTCAAGCTTCTCATTGTTGGAGAAGGGAGTTACAAAAGCAGATATGGGGTGAGGAGTTACAAAAAAGGAAAGCAGGGAAACTAGAGGGAACCTGAGGTGTTGGGTTGGAGTTGGAGGTATTAGTGTGAACTCATGGTTTTAAATATATACGTACTTAGATACACAGATATAGTTATTATATGCATTATATTATGTTAGAGGATATTATATGcattattatattgtaatataataCATGCATGTGTACTTACCTAAATATGTGTCATATCTGCAAAAAGGGCTTAGAAGCAATGACATCCCAAAAGGAATGAGCAAGCAAGCAcacagatcttggtttctaaatccTAACTTCCACTAAAAGAAGAATACACTGatccctgggctggggctgggaaaaTTCAGGAAGATCCTTCCTGGGACAAGTAAGAAAGTGCACAAAGAATGAGGGAGTCATATGAAAAGGACAGAGGAGCCAGCTTAGAGGGCCTCCCATAAGCCAAATCTGAGACAATTTGAGCATTAACATAatgatgtaaataaattatatcctGTGACTAAAATAGAAATTCATGAGCCCATGCTGAcataaatacaaaatcaataaataaatgggaagaagGGAAAGCTCTTTTTCACAGTAGAATGCCAATCATTTGCCTCTAATTGTAGTGCTGGTTGATTCAGGTAGGAGTCAACAATGGATGAGAAGGAGTATctcttcacaaaatattttttttatttttattttttgagacggagtcttactctgttgcccaggctggagggcagtggcacagatctaggctcactgcaagctctgccttctaggttcacaccattctcctgcctcagcctcctgagtagctgggactacaggaacccgccaccgcgcccgtctaattttttaatattttttaatagagacagggtttcaccatgttagccaggatggtctcgatctcctgacctcgtgatccgcccgcctcagcctcccaaagtgctgggattacaggcgtgagccaccgcgcctggcccacaaaatatttatcaatttatgGTGAAAAAACCTGACACCACCACCTTGACCAGGCGATTAAGGTTAACATCACCAGTGGTGGGGCAGATCAACTTCATGTACTTCCTGATGTGATGCACTGAGAAGAGCCCAGCATCATTTATCTGGAGCCCCTCCATGAAGGCATGGCTGGGGTCTGGACATGAGCAAATAGTGGACAACCCCAGGTCGAGGGACATACTACAGAATGAAAGGCCCCTACTCTTTTAAACTGTCAAGGGCATGAAGACAGGACAAGATGGAGGAAATGGTCCAGAATGAAGGAGAGTAGAAATACGACAACAAAATGAAACTTGTACTCCTGGATTGGATTCCAaccagaagagaaaaagacattGTTGAGACAGCTGGTGGTACTTGGATGGGGTCCATGGATTGTATGGTAGCACAGTACCAATGCTTACTTCCTAGTTTGAGTGGTTGTGTTGCGGTTATGTGGAAGAGAGGCCTTGTTTAGGGGGAATACCCACTGGAGTATTTAGAGGTGATATGACAGCATGTCtgcaacttaaaaatttttaaaaaaagaatagatcaATGGATGCAGCTAGACGTCATTATTGTAAgggaactaacacagaaacagaaaaccaaacattgcctGTTCTCactttataagtgggagctaaacattgaatacacagggacacaaagatggaaacaatagacactggggtgtGCTTGAGGGGGCAGTAAGAGGGGCGCGTGGGTTGGAAGgatacctattgggtactaggctcacTACTTAGGCCACGGGATCATTCGTACACCAGACCTcagcaacacacaatttacccacataacaaacctgcacatatacccctgaacctgaaacaaaagtataaaaaaatattttctcagaccaaaggaaaaaaaatgtatttctatgcTTGGAAGGAATGATTTTACAGAGGGCTTCCAGAAACATGTCTGATTTTCAGGTGCAAGATCAGAATGTTCCAGTTATATCGATAACCTCCAGAGAAACAAACTCTCGTGAGTAATCTAGTCAAAACAGAAGATGTAGTTAATTATTTCTAAAGTACTAAATTGTACTCTACTATTAAACAAGTTTGGGATCGCTATTTTCCAGCACATTTTCTGAAGTAACAACTGTGTTTGGCTGTGTTGACAATAAGGGTCTGTGtggaaaagggggaaaatgaaTAAAGCGATGTATCCCCCCCACCCgcgaaaaaagaaaatagttcaaatagaatggaaaaagaataatgaaaatgagAATATTCACAGCGAGAAAGAGGGCAACGGAGCAAACGTGAAAACTTAGCATGTAGAGAGCGTGTCGAAGGGGGTACAGGAGCACTTAGAAACTCTTCTTGCCATTTTCCcctcaacttttatttcaaaacGAATTCTTAAAAAAGTTTTCTGGATATCCATCACATTTTTCTGTATACACATATCCAGAGGCTCAGGCCCCAACCCAGACTGATTAAATGGGAATTTGGGGGACTGGAACCGTGGCATGTGGATTGAGAAAAACACCACTACCACGCTCCCAGCGGTTCCAGGTGTGCAGCCGGGCTGCGCTCCAGCGCTCCCGAGTCACACCTGTGCGGCTTATTCAACGCGATGCCTGGACGCAGCCTCCAGAGAGGAGGCCGGGATTGGAAtacgcagccgcagccggggaaTGGTTGCAGGTGGTCCAgctcccgcccccgccccgcccccgcccgggCCTCGTGCGGCCCCGTGTGCGCAGGTGAAAGCCCGGCCTCAGCGGCCTCGGCCCCGCCATGGACCCCGCGCCCGGCGTCCTAGATCCCCGCGCCGCGCCGCCCGCGCTCCTGGGCGCCCCGCAAGCCGAGGTGCTGGAGGACGTGTTGCGGGAGCAGTTCGGGCCGCTGCCCCAGCTGGCCGCTGTCTGCCGGCTCAAGCGGCTGCCATCGGGCGGCTACTCGTCCACTGAAAACCTCCAGTTGGTGCTGGAGCGGCGGCGTGTGGCCAACGCCAAGGAGCGTGAGCGGGTGAGGGGTCCCTAGGGTCGACGCCCGTTCCCCCCTTCCCTGCTCTACCACCAAACACCTGGTCAACACCCGGGGGTCCGCTCACCGCCCACCCCCGCTCGAGGCGACTTCGAGCTCCCGAGGCCTCCCACGCCCCCAGCTTGTCAGGAGAATGGCAGTGGCCTCCTTCTTCTGCACCTCCGTGCAGCTGCTCGTTGGCGGCCGCTGCGGTGGCCGCCTCGCCCGCTAACCCTCCAGGATTTGTGCAGGACCCGGGTCTGGCAGGGGACAGAGGAGGGGCCCTGACAACTTCAAAAATGTCTCCCTGGGCAGGTGCTTTAAAAGCTTCGCGCCCAGGGGGTGAGCTTTCATCTCACACCGTAGGCGCTGGTGGGTGTTTGGGACGCGCAGGGATCCCCTTCGCTCCTTTTTCTTGCTCTCTGCATCTCGGCCTCGAAGCACACACGAGGGTGAGGAGAAAGGGGGGCCTGACGGaagtgacttttcttttttaaagtaacgAAACACGACGTCCCAGTGTGCACCCAAGACTCCCACTCAACTCTGTCAAGATAAAGTGAGTGTTTCCCAGTCGAGCCGCAGCAACTCGCAAACGGGAAGGGTCCTGTGGGCCGTGGTTGGAGCGGCACCTGCTGGTAGATTTTACTATCTCTAACGAAACTCAGCCCCAAACTTGGGAGACATGGTCTCCTTCCTAGCGTTTGCAGTCTACGGGTTTGGTTGCAGCAGAGGCGAATCCAGGAGAGAGAAGGGTGAGGGATAGAAGAGGGAGCAGAGCGCACGTTCAGGACTGGGACTGGGGAGAGAAGTTCCGCCCGGGGCTGTTCCTAGGCCTTTTAGAAATGTCCCAGTGAATCAAGTAGGAGCTTTGCAGGGAGAGGGCAAGCGCAGAAAGGACGACAGGAGAGTAGGAGACTTCTTTAAGTCTCCTCTTTTACCGGTACTAGACTCTTGATGGACAGAACCCTGTGATCTGATTCGGTGGCCCTACAAAGAGATTATGATCTAATACTTTAAGTGGTCCTTCCCACCAGGAAGGAATTGTCTTCTCCAGAGAATCAGTCCTGGTTTTATCCACTAAAACACGAATGAgctttattattctttataatgATAAGGTTAACACACTTGGAAAAGACAGAAATGAGTGAAGAAGAGACACAACACAGATATAACTACTGTGAACATTTTTGTGTATATCCACCCagtctttttctagttttgtgtattcatatatatatatataatttttacaaaattgtcattcagtacatatttgtgtaatttttccaCTTAACATTATCAAAAGCATTTTCTTATATTCTTAAGTATTCTTTCAAAGACTAGTTTTTGACTGCATAGTCTGTCCAAAAATGGACCATAATGTATTCAGTCTCTTATTGTTAGGCATGTTTGCTGTTTGTAGCTTTTTACCGGTACCTATCGGTGTAACTCTATGTGCGTGTCTGATAATTTCCTTAGAATAAAATGCTACAAGTGAAATTACTGAGACTTAAGGCATATACAATGGAATGGCTTCTGATACAAGTTACCCAATTGCTTTCTAGATAGGTTTACTAATTTTTATCCTTTCTTACAGGTCTAGGACTGTTCTCTTTTTCAAGCTATCCCTTATCCTGGGtatgataaaacaaaaatgttaccaCCTTGATACATAAAAAATGGTATCTAATTTCTGTTTTAGTTTGTAGTTCTTTGattattaaattctttttatacacTGAGTGGTTGTTGTATTCTCCTGTGAATTGGCCAACTATGTCCCTTGTCTGGTTTGCTCCAGGGTAGGATGTACTCAATATATATTGGCTTTGTGGCATAGTGGGAGCCAGTTCTCCCAAGGCCTGTGTCTCCCAGGGGGATGAACATCAGAATTATAGGCCTTCAGAGACAGGGATTAGActctggagaagagagaaaaataaaatatgaggagCCTTTGAGGTCTCACCAACTCTCTGGATTCTCACCCTTGCCTCTATATCATTAACTCAGTGGGGAAAGAGGTTGAAGAGCTGACGGCTCAGTGCTTGAGTTGACAGGTATTTGTGCATTTGATTCATCACCAGCAATACCACTTCTTGAggactttctatgtgccaggtttGGGTGAGCTATCTTATTTGTACATTATATCACTTAATCACACCCCCCAAAAAGCTTTAAGATATTTTCCACTTTGCAGATGAACAAACAGGCTTAGTGATGTGAAGTATTCCACACACTCTTGTAAATGATAGACCTGGATTTTAAACCTGGGTGTAGTTGACTCATATTTTAGCCACTCCTCTACTGCCTCCACATTATGATACAGTGGGTATGCTCTCAAAAGAAGAGGAGTGAGCTCAGCATGAACATGAACACACCTTGCAGCCCATCTGCCCACAGTACCAAGTTTATGCCATTCCCTCTTCCTTTACTATGAACTGCACTGCTGGTGGAGCACTGACTCTTTGGGGCATATGCCTGTTTAGATTTGCCACTCAGACAAGGAGGCAGTGGAAACAACCCCCTTCTGTAGCTTGGGGAGATGTCTATACAAATTGGCTTCTCTGTGTGTTACTGtgcctttttgttttctagaTAAAAAATCTCAACCGTGGTTTTGCCAGATTGAAGGCACTTGTGCCATTTCTTCCCCAAAGCAGGAAGCCCAGCAAAGTTGATATCCTTAAAGGTGCGACTGAATATATACAGGTTCTCAGTGATCTTTTGGAAGGAGCCAAAGACTCAAAGGTAAAGGTGTAAGATTTTAGAATAACGATAGCCACCATTTATTAGGCCTTTTCTACGTACGACACACTGTGCCAAGTGATATATGTATACTTTCCAGTTAAGGTTTATAACCTCTAAGCTATTTTTATGACCCTTATTTGACAGAGAAGGAAACCAAAATATAGTTAAGGCCAT
This genomic interval carries:
- the FIGLA gene encoding factor in the germline alpha encodes the protein MDPAPGVLDPRAAPPALLGAPQAEVLEDVLREQFGPLPQLAAVCRLKRLPSGGYSSTENLQLVLERRRVANAKERERIKNLNRGFARLKALVPFLPQSRKPSKVDILKGATEYIQVLSDLLEGAKDSKKQDPDEQSYSNDTSESHTSSARQLSRNITQHISCAFGLKNEEEGPWADGGSGEPAHTCRHSVMSTTEIISPTRSLDRFPEVELLSHRLPQV